The Aeromicrobium yanjiei genome includes a region encoding these proteins:
- a CDS encoding NADH-ubiquinone oxidoreductase-F iron-sulfur binding region domain-containing protein: MSVTAVVDVVARVRPYPGIGTRLLADTAEREDLAAYRLTGGYAEVTDVEDLLSQIDESGLRGRGGAAFPTGFKVRAVRNGRGTPVVVANGEEGEPASVKDRWLLRNRPHLVLDGLRLAALAVGTTEGVVYVSDTQSSASIELAIAELSGQLPGPELDLRVVVVDPTYVAGEETAAVQAINGGPALPMDKPPRPFEVGVGARPTLVSNVETLANLPLIQRLGFEDYRAVGTPTCPGTFLLTLSGAAEPGLYEVPFGITLVDVLTWAGTDSDGVVGALVGGYFAGVVGEEIMTIPLDYESLRTIGSGLGCGAIALLDPSTCVVDVSAAVMSYFARENAGQCGSCFNGTAAMSGVLQGLRDQTASLADVERLSAWSVNLRGRGACGTLDGATNIAATLLAKFPEAVDEHVAGRCTVCAVGPHVVDPPFAVGLAEH, translated from the coding sequence ATGAGTGTGACAGCAGTAGTGGACGTGGTCGCGAGGGTGCGACCGTATCCCGGAATTGGTACGCGTCTCCTGGCGGACACTGCAGAGCGCGAGGACCTGGCGGCGTACCGGCTCACGGGTGGCTACGCGGAGGTGACTGACGTCGAGGACCTGTTGTCCCAGATCGACGAGTCGGGTCTGCGCGGTCGAGGTGGTGCGGCGTTCCCCACGGGGTTCAAGGTCCGTGCGGTGCGAAACGGCCGTGGCACGCCAGTCGTCGTCGCCAACGGTGAGGAGGGCGAGCCGGCGTCGGTGAAGGACCGGTGGCTGTTGCGCAACAGGCCTCATCTCGTGCTGGACGGGCTCCGGCTCGCGGCTCTTGCCGTCGGCACGACGGAGGGCGTGGTCTACGTGTCGGACACGCAGAGCAGCGCAAGCATCGAGCTGGCGATTGCTGAGCTGTCCGGCCAGCTGCCTGGGCCCGAGCTTGACCTTCGTGTCGTCGTGGTCGATCCGACCTACGTCGCAGGCGAGGAGACAGCGGCCGTGCAGGCCATCAATGGAGGGCCCGCACTGCCGATGGACAAGCCGCCGCGGCCGTTCGAGGTGGGTGTGGGGGCGCGTCCGACCCTGGTCAGCAACGTCGAGACACTGGCGAACCTGCCGCTGATCCAGCGGTTGGGGTTCGAGGACTACCGCGCCGTGGGCACCCCGACGTGCCCGGGGACCTTCCTGCTCACCCTGAGCGGCGCGGCCGAACCAGGCCTGTACGAGGTGCCGTTCGGCATCACGCTGGTCGATGTGCTGACCTGGGCGGGCACGGATTCCGACGGAGTCGTGGGTGCGCTGGTCGGAGGGTACTTCGCCGGGGTGGTGGGCGAGGAGATCATGACGATCCCGCTGGACTACGAGTCGCTCCGCACGATCGGGAGCGGCCTGGGGTGTGGTGCGATCGCCTTGCTGGACCCATCGACCTGTGTGGTCGACGTCTCCGCAGCGGTGATGTCGTACTTCGCGCGGGAGAACGCTGGCCAGTGTGGGTCGTGCTTCAACGGCACTGCCGCCATGAGCGGCGTCCTGCAGGGTCTGCGCGACCAGACTGCAAGCCTCGCGGACGTCGAGCGACTGAGCGCGTGGTCGGTCAATCTGCGCGGGCGTGGCGCGTGCGGAACGCTCGACGGTGCCACGAACATCGCGGCCACCTTGCTTGCGAAGTTCCCAGAAGCGGTGGACGAGCACGTAGCCGGGCGATGCACCGTCTGCGCGGTCGGCCCCCATGTTGTCGATCCGCCGTTCGCCGTCGGTCTCGCCGAGCACTGA
- a CDS encoding ferredoxin has translation MKIKLDRTMCDGFGACAMHAPATFSLDEWGYVSLVGTGEVVPEHEAEVRRALLDCPVHAIIELADSGDPDAEHEILSSQVGSSYPRELQAAAQAGKRLSAGTGGSSGMTNENPFGV, from the coding sequence GTGAAGATCAAGCTTGACCGCACGATGTGCGACGGATTCGGTGCGTGCGCCATGCACGCGCCCGCCACCTTCTCCCTTGACGAGTGGGGCTATGTCTCCCTCGTCGGCACGGGCGAGGTCGTCCCGGAGCACGAGGCCGAGGTGCGACGCGCACTGCTCGACTGCCCCGTCCACGCCATCATCGAGCTGGCCGACAGCGGTGACCCCGACGCTGAGCACGAGATCCTGTCCTCGCAGGTGGGCAGCAGCTACCCGCGAGAGCTGCAAGCGGCCGCCCAAGCCGGCAAGCGGCTGTCCGCCGGGACGGGAGGCAGCTCGGGCATGACGAACGAGAACCCGTTCGGCGTATAG
- a CDS encoding DUF6629 family protein, which translates to MCFSVEADVVAGVALLPVAALSLREVRHVREVPFAALPLLFAIHQLTEALVWAGLDGDVSANVQKTAALAYVLFAFPVLPTLVPTAVLLLEPRGARLRVAPFVALGLVVSAYLAYVVLRGPLVVEEHDHAVVYRIGLEHGMFWAVLYILATVGPALLSGYPSIVAFGALNLVGLSLVALVYQEAFASLWCVLAALLSVLVLLHMRLRRRLPDPHRLHGQPLEPVG; encoded by the coding sequence ATGTGTTTCTCGGTCGAGGCCGATGTGGTCGCAGGCGTCGCCCTCCTACCCGTGGCAGCACTGTCTCTTCGCGAGGTCCGGCACGTGCGGGAGGTGCCGTTCGCTGCGCTTCCCCTCCTGTTCGCGATCCATCAGCTCACCGAGGCACTCGTCTGGGCGGGGCTCGACGGCGACGTCTCGGCGAATGTCCAGAAGACGGCGGCACTGGCCTACGTCCTGTTCGCCTTCCCCGTGCTGCCGACCCTGGTGCCGACCGCCGTACTGCTTCTCGAGCCGAGGGGTGCACGGCTGCGGGTGGCGCCCTTCGTCGCACTGGGTCTCGTGGTGTCCGCCTATCTGGCGTACGTCGTGCTCAGAGGGCCGCTCGTCGTCGAGGAGCATGACCACGCTGTGGTGTACCGGATCGGGCTCGAGCACGGCATGTTCTGGGCAGTGCTCTACATCCTCGCCACGGTGGGACCGGCGCTGTTGTCGGGCTACCCGTCCATCGTGGCCTTCGGTGCGCTCAACCTGGTCGGGCTGTCGCTGGTCGCCCTCGTCTACCAGGAGGCCTTCGCCTCGCTCTGGTGCGTGCTCGCGGCTCTCCTGTCGGTGCTGGTGCTGCTGCACATGCGTCTTCGCCGACGCCTTCCCGACCCGCACCGGCTCCACGGACAGCCCCTCGAGCCTGTCGGTTAG
- a CDS encoding B3/B4 domain-containing protein: MRDLETFLHGAHVDDAVFELRPDYRALLVAVDGLAAVGSSSEDELLAAAERHAGALLETSPVDELPHIAAWREAYRAFGAKPQRTRNSLEALTRRAPDGLPRINALTDLYNAISVLHQLPIGGEDLDRYVGPPRLVRAAGNEAFDTVAGGADVVESPDPGEVVWCDDAGVTCRRWNWRQGRRTTLRDDSRSALFILDALDPMTDDELNAAADDLVDHLGRLGPDPRTARRLITNPNA, translated from the coding sequence ATGCGTGATCTCGAGACGTTCTTGCACGGCGCACACGTGGACGATGCCGTGTTCGAGCTGCGGCCCGACTACCGAGCCCTGCTCGTCGCGGTGGACGGTCTCGCTGCCGTGGGCAGCTCGTCCGAGGATGAGCTGCTGGCTGCTGCTGAGAGGCATGCCGGCGCGTTGCTGGAGACCTCACCCGTCGACGAGCTGCCGCACATCGCGGCTTGGCGTGAGGCGTACCGCGCGTTCGGCGCGAAGCCGCAGCGCACGCGCAACAGTCTGGAAGCGCTCACCCGACGAGCCCCGGACGGGTTGCCCCGCATCAACGCCCTGACTGACCTCTACAACGCCATCTCCGTGCTGCACCAGCTGCCGATCGGCGGGGAGGATCTCGATCGCTACGTCGGGCCACCGCGCCTCGTACGCGCCGCAGGCAACGAGGCGTTCGACACCGTGGCTGGCGGTGCTGACGTCGTCGAGAGCCCTGATCCCGGTGAGGTGGTCTGGTGCGACGACGCCGGGGTCACGTGCCGGCGCTGGAACTGGCGCCAAGGGCGACGCACGACGCTTCGCGACGACAGCAGATCTGCCCTGTTCATCCTCGACGCACTCGACCCCATGACCGACGACGAGCTGAATGCCGCTGCTGATGACCTGGTCGACCACCTGGGTCGGTTGGGGCCGGACCCGCGCACCGCTCGCCGCCTGATCACCAATCCCAACGCGTAA
- a CDS encoding aldo/keto reductase, producing MDSVPLGTSDLDVSPIILGCMSYGDPERGPHPWSLPEEQSRPFIRQALEAGITTFDTANMYSGGSSEEILGRALADFARREDVVIATKVFFPVAGEDDSAGLSADNIARQIDASLRRLGTDYVDLYQIHRWDPDVPIEETMEALDRVVQSGKARFIGASSMYAWQLAQAQHAADLNGWAAFVSMQDQYNLVQREDEREMHPFCLDEGIGVTPWSPLARGRLTRDWDDVSTSRSATDEVTKRYYRQAEESDRAISAAVAAVAEAREVSRAQVALAWVRQQEAVTAPIVGATKPLHLDDAVASLDLVLTDEELQALEAPYVPRLPEF from the coding sequence ATGGACTCCGTACCCCTCGGCACGAGCGATCTCGACGTCTCCCCGATCATCCTCGGCTGCATGAGCTACGGCGATCCCGAGCGCGGCCCGCACCCGTGGTCGCTGCCCGAGGAGCAGAGCCGCCCGTTCATCCGGCAGGCGCTCGAGGCCGGGATCACGACGTTCGACACCGCCAACATGTACTCCGGCGGCAGCAGCGAGGAGATCCTCGGGAGGGCCCTTGCCGACTTCGCCCGCCGCGAGGACGTCGTGATCGCGACCAAGGTGTTCTTCCCGGTTGCGGGCGAGGACGACTCCGCGGGGCTGTCCGCCGACAACATCGCGCGGCAGATCGACGCGAGCCTGCGGCGCCTCGGCACCGACTACGTCGATCTCTACCAGATCCACCGCTGGGACCCCGACGTCCCGATCGAGGAGACGATGGAGGCGCTCGATCGTGTCGTCCAGTCCGGCAAGGCGCGGTTCATCGGGGCGTCGTCGATGTACGCCTGGCAGCTCGCGCAGGCGCAGCACGCCGCCGACCTCAACGGCTGGGCCGCGTTCGTCTCGATGCAGGACCAGTACAACCTCGTGCAGCGCGAGGACGAGCGCGAGATGCACCCGTTCTGCCTCGACGAGGGCATCGGCGTCACCCCCTGGAGCCCGCTGGCCCGCGGCCGGTTGACGCGCGACTGGGACGACGTCAGCACGAGCCGCAGCGCGACCGACGAGGTGACCAAGCGCTACTACCGGCAGGCCGAGGAGTCCGACCGGGCCATCTCGGCGGCCGTGGCCGCGGTCGCGGAGGCACGCGAGGTCTCCCGGGCGCAGGTCGCCCTGGCCTGGGTGCGCCAGCAGGAGGCGGTCACCGCCCCGATCGTCGGCGCCACGAAGCCGCTCCACCTCGACGACGCCGTCGCATCCCTCGATCTCGTGCTGACCGACGAGGAGCTCCAGGCGCTCGAGGCGCCGTACGTCCCACGCCTGCCGGAGTTCTGA
- a CDS encoding nitroreductase family deazaflavin-dependent oxidoreductase produces MPLTGEYAPSPDKWSREQAELFERTNGAEGNEMQGKPIIVLTTLGAKSGKIRKTPLMRVEHDGEYLVVASKGGAPEHPTWYHNIVNAPLVELQDGPVRKDYTPRELSGEEREVWWERAVEAWPAYADYAEKTDRVIPVFLLTPVE; encoded by the coding sequence ATGCCCCTCACCGGAGAATATGCACCGAGCCCCGACAAGTGGTCCCGCGAGCAGGCCGAGCTCTTCGAACGCACCAACGGTGCCGAGGGCAACGAGATGCAGGGCAAGCCGATCATCGTCCTGACGACCTTGGGGGCCAAGAGCGGCAAGATCCGCAAGACGCCCCTGATGCGCGTCGAGCACGACGGCGAGTACCTCGTGGTGGCCTCCAAAGGTGGCGCCCCGGAGCACCCGACCTGGTACCACAACATCGTCAACGCCCCACTGGTCGAGCTGCAGGACGGGCCTGTCCGCAAGGACTACACGCCCCGTGAGCTGTCCGGCGAGGAGCGCGAGGTGTGGTGGGAGCGCGCGGTCGAGGCGTGGCCGGCCTACGCCGACTACGCCGAGAAGACCGATCGCGTGATCCCGGTCTTCCTGCTCACCCCGGTGGAATAA
- a CDS encoding aldo/keto reductase: MTSTLSASPSGTFQLGGDLPVVRLGYGTMQLPGEGVWGPPRDRDAAIAVLRRAVELGVTFFDTADSYGPEVAEDLLREALHPYADDVVIATKAGLTRQGPGVWTPVGRPAYLRQQAELSLRRLGLERIDLFQLHRIDADVPLEDQVGELKKLQDEGKIRHIGLSEVDVDQLKQAQEIATIASVQNLFNLSNRSAEALLDYSEEQNIAFIPWFPLATGDLVKDGGPLEEIAKEQGATPSQLALAWLLRRSPVMLPIPGTSSIGHLEDNVGAAGIELTDEQFEALTNAV, from the coding sequence ATGACCTCAACTCTTTCCGCATCCCCGTCCGGCACGTTCCAGCTTGGCGGCGACCTGCCCGTCGTCCGTCTTGGCTACGGCACGATGCAGCTGCCCGGCGAGGGGGTCTGGGGGCCGCCGCGCGACCGTGACGCCGCGATCGCCGTCCTGCGTCGCGCGGTCGAGCTCGGTGTGACGTTCTTCGACACCGCGGACTCGTACGGCCCCGAGGTCGCCGAGGACCTGCTCCGCGAGGCGCTGCACCCGTACGCCGACGATGTCGTCATCGCGACCAAGGCCGGGCTGACCCGCCAGGGTCCCGGCGTCTGGACGCCCGTGGGCCGTCCGGCGTACCTGCGCCAGCAGGCCGAGCTCAGCCTGCGTCGTCTCGGCCTCGAGCGGATCGACCTGTTCCAGCTGCACCGCATCGACGCCGACGTGCCGCTGGAGGACCAGGTCGGCGAGCTCAAGAAGCTGCAGGACGAGGGCAAGATCCGGCACATCGGACTCAGCGAGGTCGACGTCGACCAGCTCAAGCAGGCCCAGGAGATCGCCACGATCGCCTCGGTGCAGAACCTGTTCAACCTCTCCAACCGCTCGGCCGAGGCGCTGCTGGACTACTCCGAGGAGCAGAACATCGCGTTCATCCCGTGGTTCCCGCTCGCGACCGGCGACCTGGTCAAGGACGGCGGCCCGCTGGAGGAGATCGCGAAGGAGCAGGGCGCGACCCCCTCGCAGCTCGCTCTCGCCTGGCTGCTGCGCCGCTCGCCCGTGATGCTCCCCATCCCCGGCACGTCGAGCATCGGCCACCTCGAGGACAACGTCGGCGCCGCCGGCATCGAGCTGACCGACGAGCAGTTCGAAGCGCTCACCAACGCGGTGTGA
- a CDS encoding lipoate--protein ligase family protein — MHGEYKVSGGKLVVVDLEVSDGRIRDVVLSGDFFLEPDEALGRMSDALEGRPADASLGELVQAIDDARGDAVMVGFDPPAVAHAVLRALGRSTAWHDHRFELLIAGPQHPAEQMAIDEIVARQVGEGTRAPTLRVWEWASNAVIIGSFQSLSNEVDLDAAARHEATVVRRISGGGAMFVEPGNTITYSLYVPATLVEGLSFAESYAFLDAWVIRALRQLGVDASYVPLNDIASPQGKIGGAAQKRLASGVVLHHVTMSYDMDAAKMLDILRIGREKLSDKGTVSAAKRVDPIRSQTGLSREKVVEAMLDHFRASYGLTEVEIDTDTIEEADALAESKYLDPAWTARVP; from the coding sequence ATGCACGGCGAGTACAAGGTCTCCGGCGGCAAGCTGGTCGTGGTCGATCTCGAGGTCTCCGACGGCCGGATCCGCGACGTCGTCCTGAGCGGCGACTTCTTCTTGGAGCCGGACGAGGCGCTGGGCCGCATGTCGGACGCCCTCGAGGGACGTCCGGCGGACGCGAGCCTTGGTGAGCTGGTCCAGGCGATCGACGACGCGCGCGGCGACGCGGTGATGGTCGGCTTCGACCCGCCGGCCGTCGCGCACGCGGTCCTGCGCGCGCTCGGTCGCAGCACGGCCTGGCACGACCACCGCTTCGAGCTTCTCATCGCCGGCCCGCAGCACCCTGCCGAGCAGATGGCGATCGACGAGATCGTGGCGCGACAGGTCGGCGAGGGCACGCGGGCGCCGACGCTGCGCGTGTGGGAGTGGGCGTCCAACGCCGTCATCATCGGCTCGTTCCAGTCCTTGTCCAACGAGGTCGACCTCGACGCAGCGGCGCGCCACGAGGCCACGGTCGTGCGCCGCATCTCCGGCGGCGGTGCGATGTTCGTCGAGCCGGGCAACACGATCACGTACTCGCTGTACGTCCCGGCGACGCTGGTCGAGGGGCTGTCGTTCGCGGAGTCGTACGCGTTCCTGGACGCCTGGGTCATCCGAGCGCTGCGGCAGCTCGGCGTCGACGCGTCGTACGTGCCGCTGAACGACATCGCCTCGCCCCAGGGCAAGATCGGCGGTGCGGCACAGAAGCGGCTCGCGAGCGGTGTGGTGCTGCACCACGTCACGATGTCGTACGACATGGACGCGGCCAAGATGCTCGACATCTTGCGCATCGGCCGCGAGAAGCTCAGCGACAAGGGCACGGTCAGCGCGGCGAAGCGCGTCGACCCGATCCGCAGCCAGACCGGGCTCAGCCGCGAGAAGGTCGTCGAGGCGATGCTCGATCACTTTCGGGCCAGCTACGGGCTGACCGAGGTCGAGATCGACACCGACACGATCGAGGAGGCCGACGCCCTGGCCGAGAGCAAGTACCTCGACCCGGCCTGGACCGCCCGCGTCCCCTGA
- a CDS encoding fatty acid desaturase family protein codes for MAFADVREYTHLTDEEVEAIGRELDEIRAQVEADRGQADRDYVTRVITLQRRLAAAGRITLFASMFPPAWLLGTVMLGSAKILENMEIGHNTMHGQWDWMNDPEIHSSNWEWDTTQPAEQWKHSHNYIHHQFTNVLGHDNDIGYGILRMSRDQKWTPYNLGQPVYNALLALFFEWGVALHDLDIEAIRKGKKDPKLLKKQLKQIGDKVGKQAFKDYLMYPALSGPGFFHTLSANFTANIMRNVWSYMIIFCGHFPDGAVHFSEEELEDETRAEWYLRQMLGSANFEGGKLLHLMSGQLGYQIEHHLFPDLPSNRYADIAVKVKDICRRYDIPYTTGPLHKQYGQTLRTIMKLSLPNRRTTDNPAPLAPRKRRRLQDSERPTRRTELGKWSAAASA; via the coding sequence ATGGCATTCGCCGACGTCCGTGAGTACACCCACCTGACCGACGAGGAGGTCGAGGCCATCGGCCGCGAGCTCGACGAGATCCGGGCGCAGGTCGAGGCCGACCGCGGCCAGGCCGACCGTGACTACGTCACCCGGGTCATCACGTTGCAGCGCCGCCTCGCCGCGGCCGGTCGCATCACCTTGTTCGCGAGCATGTTCCCGCCGGCGTGGCTGCTCGGCACGGTCATGCTCGGATCGGCCAAGATCCTCGAGAACATGGAGATCGGCCACAACACGATGCACGGCCAGTGGGACTGGATGAACGATCCGGAGATCCACTCCAGCAACTGGGAGTGGGACACCACCCAGCCCGCCGAGCAGTGGAAGCACTCGCACAACTACATCCACCACCAGTTCACCAACGTCCTCGGTCACGACAACGACATCGGCTACGGCATCCTGCGCATGTCACGCGACCAGAAGTGGACGCCGTACAACCTGGGCCAGCCGGTCTACAACGCGCTGCTGGCGCTGTTCTTCGAGTGGGGCGTGGCGCTGCACGACCTCGACATCGAGGCGATCCGGAAGGGCAAGAAGGACCCGAAGCTGCTCAAGAAGCAGCTCAAGCAGATCGGCGACAAGGTCGGCAAGCAGGCGTTCAAGGACTACCTGATGTATCCCGCGCTGAGCGGTCCGGGGTTCTTCCACACCCTCTCGGCCAACTTCACCGCCAACATCATGCGCAACGTCTGGTCGTACATGATCATCTTCTGCGGCCACTTCCCCGATGGCGCCGTGCACTTCTCCGAGGAGGAGCTCGAGGACGAGACCCGCGCCGAGTGGTACCTGCGGCAGATGCTGGGATCGGCCAACTTCGAGGGCGGCAAGCTCCTGCACCTCATGAGCGGGCAGCTCGGCTACCAGATCGAGCACCACCTGTTCCCCGACCTGCCGAGCAACCGGTACGCGGACATCGCAGTCAAGGTCAAGGACATCTGCCGCCGCTACGACATCCCGTACACGACGGGGCCGTTGCACAAGCAGTACGGACAGACGCTCCGCACGATCATGAAGCTGTCGCTGCCCAACCGGCGTACGACCGACAACCCGGCACCGCTGGCCCCCCGCAAGCGTCGTCGCCTGCAGGACTCCGAGCGTCCCACGCGCCGCACGGAGCTGGGCAAGTGGTCGGCCGCGGCCTCGGCATGA
- a CDS encoding ferredoxin reductase → MTSAPIERTSALRRIRHLGKALTTPLSPDDYLALVNPLWSQRELRGRVEKVVPETENAATLVIRPGWGWRFDHSPGQYIGIGVELDGRFHWRSYSLSSTPLVEGKTVSITVKAMPEGFLSDHLVNGLEPGTIVRLASPQGDFVIPDPPPDKMLFLVGGSGITPVMSILRTLDRRGTLADATLIYSARFEEDMMFLHELRELAGRHEGFTFHERFTDVDGILTPEQLDDVCHDWMDRETWACGPAPMLDAFTDHFQRLGREDHLHVERFTLATAGTEGAGGTVTFGDGGPTVEVDGATTLLEAGEKAGVNMLFGCRMGICHTCDVPLAAGRVRDLRSGDEHGEPNEYVQTCISVAVGDCTLAL, encoded by the coding sequence ATGACCTCAGCGCCCATCGAGCGCACGTCAGCGCTGCGCCGGATCCGCCACCTCGGCAAGGCGCTGACCACGCCGCTGTCCCCCGACGACTACCTGGCCCTGGTCAATCCCCTGTGGTCGCAGCGCGAGCTGCGGGGACGGGTCGAGAAGGTCGTGCCCGAGACCGAGAACGCCGCGACCCTCGTGATCCGGCCGGGCTGGGGCTGGCGGTTCGACCACTCGCCCGGTCAGTACATCGGCATCGGCGTGGAGCTCGACGGCCGCTTCCACTGGCGCTCGTACTCGCTGTCCTCGACGCCGCTGGTCGAGGGCAAGACCGTGAGCATCACCGTCAAGGCGATGCCCGAGGGCTTCTTGTCCGACCACCTCGTCAACGGCCTCGAGCCGGGGACGATCGTGCGGCTGGCCTCGCCGCAGGGCGACTTCGTCATCCCCGACCCGCCGCCGGACAAGATGCTCTTCCTGGTCGGCGGCAGCGGCATCACACCGGTCATGTCGATCCTGCGGACGCTCGACCGGCGCGGGACCCTCGCGGACGCCACGCTGATCTACTCCGCACGGTTCGAGGAGGACATGATGTTCCTGCACGAGCTGCGCGAGCTCGCGGGCCGCCACGAGGGGTTCACGTTCCACGAGCGCTTCACCGACGTGGACGGGATCCTGACCCCCGAGCAGCTCGACGACGTCTGCCACGACTGGATGGACCGCGAGACCTGGGCGTGCGGCCCCGCGCCGATGCTCGATGCGTTCACCGACCACTTCCAGCGGCTCGGACGCGAGGACCACCTGCACGTCGAGCGCTTCACCCTCGCCACGGCAGGGACCGAGGGCGCCGGCGGCACCGTGACGTTCGGCGACGGCGGCCCCACCGTCGAGGTCGACGGGGCCACGACGCTGCTCGAGGCGGGCGAGAAGGCCGGCGTCAACATGCTGTTCGGCTGCCGCATGGGCATCTGCCACACCTGCGACGTGCCGCTGGCCGCCGGGCGGGTCCGCGACCTGCGCAGCGGCGACGAGCACGGCGAGCCCAACGAGTACGTCCAGACCTGCATCTCGGTCGCCGTCGGCGACTGCACGCTCGCCCTGTAG
- a CDS encoding MalY/PatB family protein — MPSTHPLRELSLTDLRRRTSIKWREHPDDVLPLWVAEMDVLVAPPVVEALTAAVTSGDTGYPHGNAYAEALADFAAARWGWEGLDSSRTAYAADVMTGIVEAIGLVSGPGDPVVVNPPVYPPFFGYVEHAGRTLVDAPLGEDGRLDLDALEAAFIRAGADGRPVTYLLCNPHNPTAVVHTSDELSAVAALASTYRVRVVVDEIHGPLVPEGFVPYLSVDGTEDAFAVTSASKTWNLAGLKAAVMIAGERAAQDLARLPEVVSHGPSHLGMLAHTVALREGTPWLDDLQADLAENRALLATLLDKHLPDVRWAAGPGTYLAWLDCRELGLGDDPAAVFLEQGRVALNPGPTFGEGGAGHVRLNFATTPEILTEAIERMGRVVPPPTP; from the coding sequence ATGCCCTCGACGCACCCGCTCCGTGAGCTCTCCCTGACCGATCTGCGCCGCCGTACCAGCATCAAGTGGCGCGAGCACCCGGACGACGTCCTGCCGCTCTGGGTCGCCGAGATGGACGTCCTGGTGGCCCCGCCCGTCGTCGAGGCACTGACCGCCGCGGTGACGTCCGGCGACACCGGATATCCGCACGGCAACGCGTACGCCGAGGCGCTCGCGGACTTCGCCGCCGCCCGCTGGGGCTGGGAGGGGCTCGACTCGTCCCGCACCGCGTACGCCGCCGACGTCATGACCGGGATCGTCGAGGCGATCGGTCTGGTCTCGGGGCCCGGCGACCCGGTCGTGGTCAACCCGCCGGTCTATCCGCCGTTCTTCGGCTACGTCGAGCACGCCGGTCGTACGCTCGTCGACGCCCCGCTCGGCGAGGACGGCCGGCTCGACCTCGACGCGCTGGAGGCGGCGTTCATCCGCGCGGGAGCGGACGGTCGCCCCGTGACGTACCTGCTGTGCAATCCGCACAACCCCACGGCCGTCGTGCACACCTCCGACGAGCTGTCCGCGGTCGCGGCGCTGGCCTCGACCTACCGCGTGCGGGTCGTGGTCGACGAGATCCACGGGCCGCTGGTGCCGGAGGGGTTCGTCCCGTACCTGAGCGTCGACGGCACCGAGGACGCCTTCGCCGTGACGTCCGCGTCGAAGACCTGGAACCTCGCAGGGCTCAAGGCCGCGGTGATGATCGCTGGCGAGCGCGCGGCGCAGGATCTCGCGCGCCTGCCCGAGGTGGTGTCGCACGGACCCAGCCACCTCGGCATGCTCGCGCACACCGTGGCGCTGCGCGAGGGCACGCCGTGGCTGGACGACCTGCAGGCCGACCTGGCCGAGAACCGCGCGCTGCTGGCCACGCTGCTCGACAAGCACCTGCCCGACGTGAGGTGGGCCGCCGGGCCGGGGACGTATCTTGCGTGGCTCGACTGCCGTGAGCTCGGTCTGGGGGACGACCCGGCCGCCGTGTTCCTCGAGCAGGGACGGGTCGCGCTCAACCCCGGGCCCACGTTCGGCGAGGGCGGGGCGGGGCACGTCCGGCTCAACTTCGCGACGACGCCGGAGATCCTCACCGAGGCGATCGAGCGCATGGGGCGCGTCGTCCCGCCGCCGACTCCCTGA